A genomic segment from Janibacter sp. DB-40 encodes:
- a CDS encoding glycosyltransferase family 4 protein — protein sequence MGPLRSTAGTAMPHVVIIIQNLPLRLDRRVRHECQALIAAGFAVSVICPKESSEEADRHELDGVVVHSYREYESTGGVASYFWEFATCFLHTVGLSLRIHRERPFHVLQACNPPDIYWPLGAFWKLWGRPFVYDQHDLCPEVYQARFGDDGRLHSAVLWHERQTYRVADRVISPNPEYREIAHDRGGVSADRTTVVMSTPDSDRMRRGDEHPGLRHGRRYLVCYVGIMGPQDGVDHLLAAIDAYVHQLGRKDTHFALLGFGDSAESLHAECTSRGLDPWVTFTGRVDHEEIGRWLSTADLGVTPDPPCEFNQRSTMNKTLEYMAHEVPVVAVDLRETRRCAQDAACYVSGTDGRETARAISELLDDPGRRQRMGARGRERIENALAWRLQATSYVKVFADLTSARKR from the coding sequence ATGGGACCGCTGCGGAGCACTGCCGGCACGGCCATGCCCCACGTCGTCATCATCATCCAGAACCTGCCCCTGCGTCTCGACCGACGCGTGCGCCACGAGTGCCAAGCACTGATCGCCGCCGGTTTCGCCGTGAGTGTGATCTGTCCCAAGGAATCGTCCGAGGAGGCCGACCGGCACGAGCTCGACGGCGTCGTCGTCCACTCCTACCGCGAGTACGAGAGCACCGGTGGCGTCGCGTCCTACTTCTGGGAGTTCGCAACCTGCTTCCTCCACACCGTCGGACTGAGCCTCCGAATTCATCGGGAACGACCTTTTCACGTGCTACAGGCCTGCAACCCGCCGGACATCTACTGGCCGCTCGGCGCCTTCTGGAAGCTGTGGGGTCGCCCCTTCGTCTACGACCAGCACGACCTGTGCCCGGAGGTGTACCAGGCCCGCTTCGGCGACGACGGCCGCCTGCATTCAGCCGTGCTGTGGCACGAACGTCAGACCTACCGCGTGGCCGACCGGGTCATCTCCCCCAATCCCGAGTATCGCGAGATCGCCCACGACCGGGGTGGCGTTTCCGCGGACCGAACCACGGTCGTCATGAGCACCCCCGACTCGGACCGCATGCGCCGAGGCGATGAACATCCGGGGCTGCGGCACGGCCGCAGGTACCTGGTGTGCTACGTCGGGATCATGGGGCCGCAGGACGGCGTGGATCATCTCCTCGCCGCCATCGACGCCTACGTCCACCAGCTCGGCCGGAAGGACACCCACTTCGCGCTGCTGGGCTTCGGGGACAGTGCCGAGTCCCTTCACGCAGAGTGCACCTCACGTGGTCTTGATCCGTGGGTGACTTTCACCGGACGAGTCGATCATGAGGAGATCGGCCGGTGGCTGTCCACCGCAGACCTCGGGGTCACCCCGGACCCCCCGTGCGAGTTCAACCAGCGCTCGACGATGAACAAGACCCTCGAGTACATGGCGCACGAGGTGCCGGTGGTCGCGGTCGACCTTCGGGAGACGCGCCGCTGCGCCCAGGATGCCGCATGCTACGTCTCGGGGACCGACGGGCGCGAGACCGCCCGCGCGATCTCCGAGCTCCTCGATGATCCCGGGCGCCGACAGCGCATGGGGGCGCGGGGCCGAGAGCGCATCGAGAACGCACTGGCCTGGCGACTGCAGGCGACGTCCTATGTGAAGGTCTTCGCGGATCTGACCTCGGCACGGAAGCGGTGA
- a CDS encoding aminoglycoside phosphotransferase family protein, translated as MAVSPSDSAAVGPDPALPDVLAHFGISLGSWEVLGPLVAGTGRHRGFRVRAEGREWAVKSHTSAATVEGLAATHALELRLTDNGFPAAPLRRTQYGETLVREGSTWYSLHGWVEGQQISIADRDATIGDHPDLVGDLARLIAALHQTSGTLAGDTDAVDPDLLLELPRDLLREIRRPRRRLLSRWQALRLKPGKTEFDRWILHVVPELAERAARLSRQSVTPGVGGSDIVLIHNDVNWENLIFDERFRVRALLDFDNAVPAPRALEVGACAVVLVGADPARVESFVSAYEAAFGAPLDRELVRLAMELKCVRSVLASVMTHLGHGTDSARLRTWSHHLYESLGALPPR; from the coding sequence ATGGCGGTTTCTCCATCGGATTCGGCAGCCGTGGGACCCGATCCAGCTCTTCCGGACGTGCTCGCACACTTCGGGATCTCGCTCGGGTCCTGGGAGGTCCTCGGTCCCCTGGTCGCGGGTACGGGAAGACACCGAGGATTCCGGGTCCGGGCCGAAGGCCGTGAGTGGGCCGTGAAGAGTCACACGTCAGCGGCCACCGTCGAGGGCCTGGCTGCCACCCACGCGCTCGAGCTGCGGTTGACCGACAACGGGTTCCCTGCCGCGCCGTTGCGCCGGACCCAGTACGGCGAGACCCTCGTCCGAGAAGGGTCCACGTGGTACTCGCTCCACGGCTGGGTCGAGGGTCAGCAGATCTCGATCGCGGACCGCGACGCCACGATCGGTGACCACCCGGACCTCGTGGGCGATCTGGCCCGCCTCATCGCGGCCCTGCACCAGACCAGTGGCACCTTGGCGGGCGACACAGATGCTGTCGATCCTGATCTCCTGCTGGAACTGCCGCGCGACCTGCTGCGCGAGATCCGCCGGCCCCGGCGGCGCCTTCTGTCGAGATGGCAGGCCCTACGGCTGAAGCCGGGCAAGACCGAGTTCGATCGATGGATCCTTCACGTCGTTCCGGAGCTCGCCGAACGTGCGGCTCGACTGTCCCGCCAGTCGGTCACGCCCGGCGTCGGTGGGTCGGACATCGTCCTGATTCACAACGACGTCAACTGGGAGAACCTGATTTTCGACGAGCGATTCCGGGTACGCGCGCTGCTGGACTTCGACAACGCCGTGCCAGCGCCGCGCGCTCTCGAGGTGGGGGCGTGCGCCGTGGTGCTCGTGGGGGCGGACCCTGCCCGGGTCGAGTCTTTCGTCTCCGCGTACGAGGCGGCCTTCGGTGCGCCGCTCGATCGGGAGCTGGTCAGGCTGGCCATGGAGCTCAAGTGCGTCCGATCGGTGCTCGCCTCCGTGATGACTCATCTGGGACACGGCACCGACAGCGCCCGGCTCAGGACGTGGAGTCATCACCTGTACGAGTCGCTCGGAGCACTTCCCCCACGGTGA
- the acpS gene encoding holo-ACP synthase, translated as MADLVGVGTDVVDVARIERLVSRGGRRFLERWFRTAEIDYCLSGARAVRVAALLAAKEAAVKSLGAPGEGPVPWKQIEVTHDPATGLRLHGSMYVWAVSAGGLTFHVTTAHTPDLAMATVIALRSGQTPA; from the coding sequence TTGGCGGACCTCGTCGGGGTGGGCACGGACGTCGTCGATGTTGCCCGCATCGAGCGACTCGTATCGCGCGGTGGCCGGCGGTTCCTCGAGCGCTGGTTCCGGACCGCCGAGATCGACTACTGCCTCAGCGGTGCCCGTGCGGTGCGCGTCGCGGCACTGCTCGCAGCCAAGGAAGCAGCGGTGAAGTCCCTCGGCGCACCGGGCGAGGGGCCCGTGCCATGGAAGCAGATCGAGGTCACCCATGACCCCGCCACCGGGCTGCGCCTTCACGGATCGATGTACGTCTGGGCCGTGTCCGCTGGAGGCCTCACCTTCCATGTGACGACGGCCCACACCCCCGACCTCGCGATGGCCACGGTCATCGCTCTACGGAGCGGTCAGACGCCGGCCTGA
- a CDS encoding DUF6458 family protein: MYIGAGIFLLLIGLIIVFAYNGDMMIAGLDLGAIGWIAIVLGVLAIILSFVFDRRRKTVVHEDRF; this comes from the coding sequence ATGTACATCGGAGCCGGCATCTTCCTTCTGCTCATCGGCCTCATCATCGTCTTCGCCTACAACGGCGACATGATGATCGCGGGCCTGGACCTGGGGGCCATCGGCTGGATCGCCATCGTCCTGGGCGTGCTGGCGATCATCCTCAGCTTCGTCTTCGATCGCCGACGCAAGACGGTCGTCCACGAGGACCGCTTCTGA
- a CDS encoding glycosyltransferase, with product MTRRIRMVLMGDLPRVSVIIPVRDDPRLTQCLAMIRRQTYPADLIEIIVADNGSAVPFRGVLADEGVRVVTEPAGGSYAARNAAVLASHGTVLAFTDADCLPDESWVEELVAALGAGADVVAGHVAVDVRDDRRPHPVEAYELVHAFPQQVYVQRGGGCVTANMATTRAVFDDTGPFLHELFSGADIEWGQRAHGRGARTVFCRDAQVRHPARDSFHALNSKLRRVIRGGHERDRLAGGATVSPWPTARSLVPPIGAVRRARAPELRTPRARVAFVVGETYHRYAAAWHVLALAIRTRVEVGRLGGSDQPEAR from the coding sequence GTGACCCGACGGATCAGGATGGTCCTCATGGGGGACCTGCCACGAGTGTCGGTGATCATTCCGGTGCGCGATGACCCACGGCTCACGCAGTGTCTGGCCATGATCCGGCGCCAGACATACCCTGCCGACCTCATCGAGATCATCGTGGCCGACAACGGCAGCGCCGTGCCGTTCAGGGGCGTGCTCGCGGACGAGGGTGTGCGGGTGGTCACCGAGCCCGCAGGCGGGTCCTACGCCGCGCGCAATGCCGCTGTCCTGGCCAGCCACGGCACGGTCCTGGCCTTCACCGATGCAGACTGCCTCCCCGATGAGTCGTGGGTGGAAGAACTCGTCGCGGCACTGGGCGCCGGTGCGGATGTCGTCGCCGGGCACGTGGCGGTCGACGTCAGGGACGACCGCAGACCACACCCTGTCGAGGCCTATGAGCTGGTCCACGCGTTCCCTCAGCAGGTCTACGTCCAAAGGGGCGGAGGCTGCGTCACCGCCAACATGGCAACGACCCGGGCGGTGTTCGACGACACCGGACCCTTCCTCCACGAGCTGTTCTCCGGTGCGGACATCGAGTGGGGGCAACGAGCCCACGGCCGCGGGGCGCGGACGGTGTTCTGTCGCGATGCACAGGTGCGCCACCCAGCGCGAGACTCCTTCCACGCACTGAACTCGAAGTTGCGCAGGGTCATTCGCGGGGGGCATGAACGGGATCGGCTCGCCGGCGGGGCGACCGTGTCCCCGTGGCCCACGGCCCGGTCCCTCGTCCCACCCATCGGAGCCGTCCGTCGGGCTAGAGCCCCCGAGCTGCGGACGCCTCGGGCGCGTGTCGCCTTTGTCGTGGGCGAGACCTACCACCGGTATGCCGCCGCATGGCACGTGCTCGCTCTGGCCATTCGCACTCGCGTCGAGGTGGGCCGGCTTGGAGGGTCCGACCAGCCGGAGGCCCGCTAG
- a CDS encoding AMP-binding protein translates to MAEHLINIGDELLRVGRADSIAIIDRDGPHTYAQLREAADAVGHSISEWNLDAGARIGLLSRNSLFWAAAYLAILRSGHVAVPFATNLTVSDIRARARFVDCDAFVLDTGLKRLAEGVAMEARHVVDESVLSAPHHRGDTTRPVDPDEDAVLMFTSGTTSAPRAVRVSHRNIRANTDSIVEYLGLTADDRVLVVLPFTYCYGASLLHTHLSVGASLSVCDTFTFPETVIETIRRDACTGLAGVPSTYQLLLRASSFATARLPSLRLLQQAGGRLPQSQVDAVVAAQPQARLFVMYGATEATSRMSYLPPELHDERSGSVGRGIPGVSLIVVDENGEDLPPGSVGELFARGDNITRGYWNDPEGTAERFVDGGLLTGDLGYADADGFVYIVDRKADFIKSWGIRISSHEIEDAVVSMPGVTAAAAVGRPDEAAGEAVVVFYVSSDVTPAQVLAHCRATMARHLVPDEARPIAQLPLNRNGKVVKSELKAMAATVTETRS, encoded by the coding sequence GTGGCTGAGCATCTCATCAACATCGGTGACGAGCTGCTCCGCGTCGGTCGTGCGGACTCCATCGCCATCATCGACCGCGATGGTCCCCACACCTACGCACAACTTCGGGAAGCCGCTGACGCCGTGGGTCATTCCATCAGTGAGTGGAACCTTGACGCAGGTGCCCGCATCGGGCTGCTCAGTCGGAACTCACTCTTCTGGGCCGCGGCCTATCTCGCCATCCTCCGTTCCGGGCACGTGGCAGTCCCCTTCGCCACCAATCTCACGGTCTCGGACATCCGGGCGCGGGCACGCTTCGTCGACTGCGATGCCTTCGTGCTGGACACCGGGCTGAAGCGCCTTGCCGAAGGAGTGGCGATGGAAGCACGCCACGTGGTCGACGAGAGCGTGCTGTCGGCACCACACCACCGGGGGGACACCACGAGGCCGGTCGACCCCGATGAGGATGCCGTGCTGATGTTCACCTCCGGAACCACCTCCGCCCCGCGCGCCGTCCGGGTCAGCCACCGCAACATCCGTGCGAACACCGACTCCATCGTGGAGTACCTCGGTCTCACGGCGGATGACCGGGTTCTCGTGGTGCTGCCGTTCACCTACTGCTATGGCGCTTCGCTGCTGCACACCCACCTGAGTGTCGGCGCCAGCCTCTCCGTCTGCGACACCTTCACCTTCCCGGAGACGGTGATCGAGACGATCCGCCGCGACGCGTGCACCGGCTTGGCCGGCGTGCCGTCGACCTACCAGCTGCTGCTCCGGGCGAGCTCTTTCGCCACGGCCCGGCTGCCCTCGCTCAGGCTCCTCCAGCAGGCCGGCGGACGACTCCCCCAGTCACAGGTCGACGCGGTGGTGGCGGCCCAACCCCAGGCCCGATTGTTCGTCATGTACGGGGCGACGGAGGCCACATCACGCATGTCCTATCTTCCTCCGGAGCTCCACGACGAGCGCTCCGGTTCGGTCGGTCGGGGGATTCCCGGCGTGTCCTTGATCGTCGTCGACGAGAACGGGGAGGACCTCCCGCCCGGTTCCGTCGGCGAGCTGTTCGCTCGCGGGGACAACATCACCCGCGGGTACTGGAACGATCCCGAGGGAACGGCCGAACGCTTCGTCGACGGCGGGTTGCTCACCGGGGACTTGGGCTACGCCGACGCTGACGGCTTCGTCTACATCGTCGATCGCAAGGCGGACTTCATCAAGTCCTGGGGGATACGTATCTCCAGCCACGAGATCGAGGACGCCGTGGTCTCCATGCCCGGGGTGACCGCCGCCGCGGCTGTCGGTCGCCCGGACGAAGCAGCAGGCGAGGCCGTCGTCGTCTTCTACGTGTCCTCCGACGTCACCCCGGCCCAGGTCCTCGCCCACTGCCGCGCCACGATGGCCCGGCACCTCGTCCCGGATGAGGCCCGCCCCATCGCCCAGCTCCCGCTCAACCGCAACGGCAAGGTCGTCAAGTCCGAGTTGAAGGCCATGGCCGCCACGGTCACGGAGACTCGGAGCTGA
- a CDS encoding PQQ-dependent sugar dehydrogenase, protein MGETITSGLETPWDVDFLADGTAVVTLRDSGEVLRLDEDGDTTVLDAGGEEGAVPDVQHASEDGLLGLAVGPDDGIYLYFTTESDNRVVRYDIDGDELVNQEVILEGIPTNENHSGGRLAFGPDGYLYVTTGDTRNLDLPQDTSSLAGKILRITTSGEPAPGNPFDNEVWSYGHRNVQGLGWTSDGTMYASEFGSSMYDELNLIESGANYGWPEIEGWADDSDYTNPLVTWGTSEASPSGIAVTDEGVWMSALMGERLWYIPLGEDGSVGEPKDFDMGLGRLRTVVTTPDDDLWVVTSNTDGRGDPSDSDDRIVRLQVD, encoded by the coding sequence GTGGGCGAGACGATCACCAGCGGCCTCGAGACGCCTTGGGATGTGGACTTCCTCGCGGACGGGACCGCCGTGGTGACGTTGCGGGACTCCGGCGAGGTGCTTCGCCTCGACGAGGATGGCGACACCACCGTGCTGGACGCGGGAGGTGAGGAGGGGGCCGTTCCCGATGTGCAGCACGCCAGCGAGGACGGTCTGCTGGGGCTGGCCGTGGGACCCGATGACGGCATCTACCTGTACTTCACGACCGAGTCGGACAACAGGGTGGTGCGCTACGACATCGACGGAGACGAGCTGGTCAACCAGGAGGTCATCCTCGAGGGGATCCCCACGAACGAGAACCACTCCGGGGGGCGCTTGGCATTCGGCCCGGACGGCTACCTGTACGTCACGACCGGGGACACCAGAAACCTCGACCTCCCGCAGGACACGTCGAGCCTGGCCGGGAAGATCCTTCGCATCACCACGTCGGGTGAGCCTGCGCCGGGTAATCCGTTCGACAACGAGGTCTGGAGCTACGGGCACCGCAACGTCCAGGGCCTGGGGTGGACGAGCGACGGGACCATGTACGCCTCGGAGTTCGGCAGCAGCATGTACGACGAGCTGAACCTCATCGAGTCCGGCGCCAACTACGGGTGGCCGGAGATCGAAGGGTGGGCCGACGACTCCGACTACACCAACCCCCTGGTCACCTGGGGAACGTCCGAGGCCTCACCCTCGGGGATCGCGGTGACCGATGAGGGCGTCTGGATGTCGGCGCTCATGGGGGAGCGTCTCTGGTACATCCCGCTGGGCGAGGACGGGTCCGTGGGCGAGCCCAAGGACTTCGACATGGGTCTGGGGCGGTTGCGGACGGTCGTCACCACCCCCGATGACGACCTCTGGGTGGTGACATCGAACACCGACGGCCGCGGCGACCCGTCCGATTCGGACGACCGGATCGTTCGTCTGCAGGTGGACTGA
- the nadE gene encoding NAD(+) synthase: MSDAFGPHTLQLDLSATTARIAERLRDYLRRSRRKGVVVALSGGIDSSVVAALAVEALGAERVFGIHMPERESSSETLRISTSLSDAFGIDSATEDITDALEAFGAYRRRDEAIRLVCPDYGPGYRSKIVLPSVVDSDSYRLYSVVVVDPDGAQQQYRLTQEAYLGVVAATNFKQRTRKALEYYHADRLNHIVAGTPNRLEFDQGFFVKLGDGAADIKPIAHLYKCQVYALAEHLGVPEEIRSRPSTTDTYSLPQSQEEFYFSLPHDRMDLCLYGKNHDIPLEQVASAAGLTLEQLERVYRDIDQKRRTTEYLHLAPELVEDVPEV, from the coding sequence ATGTCAGACGCATTCGGCCCGCACACGCTTCAGCTCGACCTGTCAGCGACGACGGCCCGTATCGCTGAGCGCCTCCGCGACTACCTCCGTCGATCCCGGAGGAAGGGGGTCGTCGTCGCGCTGTCCGGGGGGATCGACTCCAGCGTCGTGGCGGCCTTGGCCGTGGAGGCCCTCGGCGCCGAACGCGTCTTCGGGATCCACATGCCCGAGCGGGAGTCGTCGTCCGAGACGCTGCGGATCAGCACCAGCCTGTCCGATGCCTTCGGGATCGACTCCGCGACGGAAGACATCACCGACGCGCTGGAGGCCTTCGGCGCGTACCGCCGCAGGGACGAGGCCATCCGGCTCGTCTGCCCCGACTACGGGCCGGGGTACCGCTCCAAGATCGTGCTCCCCTCGGTCGTCGACTCCGACAGCTACCGGCTCTACTCCGTGGTGGTCGTGGACCCGGATGGTGCGCAGCAGCAATACCGGTTGACCCAGGAGGCCTACCTGGGCGTCGTGGCGGCGACGAACTTCAAGCAGCGCACCCGCAAGGCCCTCGAGTACTACCACGCCGACCGCCTGAACCACATCGTCGCCGGAACGCCCAACCGGCTGGAGTTCGACCAGGGCTTCTTCGTCAAGCTCGGTGACGGTGCCGCGGACATCAAACCCATCGCCCACCTGTACAAGTGCCAGGTCTACGCGCTGGCCGAGCACCTGGGCGTCCCGGAGGAGATCCGCTCCCGCCCCTCGACGACGGACACCTACTCCCTGCCCCAGTCGCAGGAAGAGTTCTACTTCTCCCTCCCCCACGACCGCATGGACCTCTGTCTGTACGGCAAGAACCACGACATCCCGCTGGAGCAGGTCGCGAGCGCGGCCGGGTTGACCCTCGAGCAGCTCGAACGCGTCTACCGCGACATCGACCAGAAGCGGCGCACGACCGAATACCTGCACCTGGCACCCGAGCTCGTCGAGGATGTCCCGGAGGTCTGA
- a CDS encoding CatB-related O-acetyltransferase: MTLTNRIRRDARERLGRVKRKILDTPPRRLDERPDLARYDIGRYSWGYLKIANRSPGSALTIGHFCSIAAGTEVLLGGEHRTDFVTTYRFGEYPPFDGWYQADGPTARGLGDIVIGNDVWIGHDVLILSGVTVGDGAVVGAGSVVRSNVPPYAIALGNPARVAGFRFTPEQIAALLRIKWWDWSDERIVASLDLMMSDDIQRFIDAHDVDA, from the coding sequence ATGACGCTGACGAACAGGATTCGCCGAGATGCGCGCGAGCGGCTGGGGAGGGTCAAGCGCAAGATCCTGGACACGCCTCCGCGGAGGTTGGACGAGCGCCCCGATCTGGCGCGTTACGACATCGGCCGGTACTCGTGGGGGTACCTGAAGATCGCCAACCGCTCCCCGGGCAGCGCCCTCACCATCGGACACTTCTGCTCCATCGCCGCCGGCACCGAGGTGCTTCTCGGGGGCGAGCACCGCACGGACTTCGTGACCACCTACCGGTTCGGGGAGTACCCGCCCTTCGACGGCTGGTATCAGGCGGATGGCCCCACTGCCCGGGGGCTGGGCGACATCGTCATCGGGAACGACGTGTGGATCGGCCACGATGTGCTGATCCTGTCCGGCGTGACGGTGGGCGACGGCGCCGTGGTCGGGGCCGGCAGCGTCGTCCGGTCGAATGTGCCGCCGTATGCCATCGCGCTGGGGAACCCCGCACGGGTCGCCGGATTCCGATTCACGCCGGAACAGATCGCTGCGCTGCTGCGGATCAAGTGGTGGGACTGGAGTGACGAGCGCATCGTGGCCTCACTGGACCTCATGATGTCCGACGACATCCAGCGCTTCATCGACGCCCACGATGTCGACGCCTGA
- a CDS encoding ABC transporter ATP-binding protein, translating to MAIVVVSIIAGLVEAGLLMLIATMAVGLTDAQQGISHRFGPVTVELSQSTTFTVAIAAAVARAGLQLLLAYIPARMSSRVLSDLRIALFESFTSTSWAVKSKERDGSFQNLMTQNATYTAMTAIQMGLGMTAVVMFLAMAVGAFVQNFVAAAVFMTACLLLFFALRPLARRLRRHAKVLSREAMSFTNTVQQVVQMAEETEVFGATGAFRASFHHHVNAVRRPYARTRFMAVGLPGLYQGVALLLLVVALITVAVVGAGDVAGLAAVILLLIRALTFAQQIQSAVTMIDERVPFMNQIADALERYRASPQQDGPQTLDEIRTLGLSHVSFAYRDGTNVLHDVTFDLRRGEAIGIVGPSGAGKSSIVQVLLRLRDPHTGAVLVNGEDARAFRRADWQRQVAYVPQSSQVIWGTVRENIAFHRDWISDEALVRAAKQAQIHDDVMSWPQGYDTVIGQRASAVSGGQRQRICLARALAEEPAVLVLDEPTSALDARSEELVQQSIEHIKGQTITILIAHRLSTLSVCDRVLVMVDGRVSAIGTQAEVMEQSDFFREVNEITQRQAGV from the coding sequence GTGGCGATCGTCGTCGTGTCGATCATCGCCGGGCTCGTCGAGGCCGGGTTGCTGATGCTCATCGCAACCATGGCGGTCGGGCTCACGGATGCGCAGCAAGGGATCTCCCACCGGTTCGGGCCCGTCACCGTGGAGCTGTCCCAGTCCACGACATTCACCGTCGCCATCGCAGCGGCAGTGGCCCGGGCTGGTCTCCAGCTGTTGCTGGCGTACATCCCTGCCCGGATGAGTTCCCGAGTGCTGTCCGACCTGCGCATCGCGTTGTTCGAGTCCTTCACCTCGACGTCGTGGGCGGTGAAGTCCAAGGAACGTGATGGCTCCTTCCAGAACCTCATGACCCAGAACGCGACCTACACGGCCATGACCGCGATCCAGATGGGCCTCGGCATGACGGCGGTCGTGATGTTCCTCGCCATGGCCGTCGGAGCCTTCGTGCAGAACTTCGTGGCTGCCGCTGTGTTCATGACGGCATGCCTGCTGCTGTTCTTCGCGCTGCGGCCGCTGGCACGCAGGCTGCGCCGTCACGCAAAGGTGTTGAGCCGGGAGGCCATGTCCTTCACGAACACGGTCCAACAGGTCGTTCAAATGGCTGAGGAGACCGAGGTCTTCGGCGCGACGGGGGCCTTCCGCGCCAGCTTTCATCACCACGTCAACGCCGTGCGGCGACCCTACGCTCGCACGAGGTTCATGGCAGTCGGCCTGCCAGGCCTTTACCAGGGGGTGGCCCTCCTGCTGCTGGTGGTCGCGTTGATCACGGTCGCGGTCGTTGGTGCCGGCGACGTCGCCGGGCTGGCCGCGGTCATCCTGCTCCTGATCCGAGCCCTGACGTTTGCGCAGCAGATCCAGTCGGCCGTCACCATGATCGACGAGCGCGTCCCCTTCATGAACCAGATTGCCGATGCGCTCGAACGCTATCGGGCCAGCCCGCAGCAGGACGGTCCGCAGACCCTTGATGAGATCCGGACACTGGGGCTCTCGCACGTCTCCTTCGCCTATCGCGACGGCACGAACGTCCTCCACGACGTCACCTTCGATCTGCGACGGGGTGAGGCGATCGGGATCGTCGGGCCCTCCGGTGCAGGCAAGTCCTCGATCGTCCAGGTCCTGCTGAGATTGCGTGATCCGCACACGGGCGCCGTGCTCGTCAACGGCGAGGATGCACGCGCCTTTCGGCGCGCGGACTGGCAACGACAGGTGGCTTATGTCCCCCAGTCCTCGCAGGTCATCTGGGGCACGGTTCGGGAGAACATCGCCTTTCACCGTGACTGGATCTCCGATGAAGCACTGGTCCGGGCGGCGAAACAGGCGCAGATCCACGACGACGTCATGTCATGGCCGCAGGGGTACGACACGGTCATCGGGCAACGTGCCAGTGCGGTGTCCGGCGGTCAACGCCAACGCATCTGCCTCGCTCGGGCGCTGGCCGAGGAGCCCGCCGTCCTCGTCCTGGATGAACCAACCAGCGCCCTGGACGCACGGTCGGAGGAGCTGGTGCAGCAGTCGATCGAGCACATCAAGGGCCAGACGATCACGATCCTCATCGCCCACCGTCTGTCGACCCTGTCGGTGTGCGATCGCGTTCTGGTGATGGTCGACGGACGAGTCTCGGCGATCGGAACGCAGGCCGAGGTCATGGAGCAGAGCGACTTCTTCCGCGAGGTCAACGAAATCACGCAGCGTCAGGCCGGCGTCTGA